From Juglans regia cultivar Chandler chromosome 6, Walnut 2.0, whole genome shotgun sequence, the proteins below share one genomic window:
- the LOC108995560 gene encoding probable protein phosphatase 2C 55 yields MPSAYFSRLRAAIGRSIVGQESGLPDAIDVVIGQGKSLFGSSGLFHSLSSSTPDLHVLLRPGTVFAARPELVSRKRNISVVGALSRTLSIPSVSGPSFQICAYHIDCVLSEPTIGSRLQNKPMAACGSRAVFSDCSLDNLTSRHKHLSLSTNSTSISCSNRSFESCSKASMSLKNCDKPNSNAIYGYFMYNAAKRLCNIHPYIESGPRDFHSTSTTCFSAGTAPDVSFDNSTREEQLGNSTDSSEQKNSASKALKLLSGSCCLPHPDKEETGGEDAHFIFDEQAIGVADGVGGWADLGVDAGEYSRELMSNSVSAIKEEPKGSIDPARVLEKAHSSTKAKGSSTACIIALTEAGIHAINLGDSGFMVIRDGSTIFRSPVQQHDFNFTYQLESGINGDLPSSGQVFTFPVAPGDAIVAGTDGLFDNLYNNEITAVVVHAVRAGFGPQVTAQKIAALARQRAQDKNRQTPFSTAAQDAGFRYYGGKLDDITVVVSYITNSSNV; encoded by the exons ATGCCATCTGCTTATTTCTCAAGACTGAGAGCTGCAATCGGGAGGTCAATTGTAGGGCAAGAAAGTGGGCTCCCGGATGCGATTGATGTGGTAATTGGGCAAGGGAAGTCATTGTTTGGCAGTTCTGGCTTGTTCCATTCTTTATCATCATCAACGCCAGATCTGCACGTGTTATTAAGACCTGGAACTGTATTTGCTGCAAGACCGGAGTTAGTTAGCCGAAAAAGGAATATCTCTGTCGTTGGAGCACTTTCCCGTACACTATCTATTCCATCAGTTTCTGGTCCTTCCTTTCAGATCTGTGCCTATCATATTGATTGCGTGCTTAGTGAACCTACAATTGGTAGCAGATTGCAGAACAAACCCATGGCTGCGTGTGGTTCCCGAGCTGTATTTAGTGATTGTTCCTTGGATAATTTAACTTCAAGGCACAAGCACCTTTCATTATCAACAAATAGTACCAGTATCTCTTGTAGCAACAGAAGTTTTGAGAGTTGCAGCAAAGCTAGCatgagtttgaaaaattgtgacAAACCCAACAGTAATGCAATTTATGGATATTTCATGTATAACGCTGCAAAGAGGTTGTGCAATATTCACCCGTACATAGAATCAGGACCAAGAGACTTTCATAGCACATCAACCACATGTTTCTCTGCTGGGACTGCCCCTGATGTATCCTTTGATAATTCTACTCGTGAGGAGCAGCTTGGAAATTCTACAGACTCATCTGAACA GAAAAATTCGGCAAGCAAAGCACTGAAACTACTTTCAGGATCATGCTGTCTGCCTCATCCTGATAAAGAAGAAACTGGAGGGGAGGATGCACACTTTATTTTTGATGAACAAGCCATAGGAGTGGCAGATGGTGTTGGTGGCTGGGCAGATCTTGGTGTTGATGCTGGAGAGTATTCGCGGGAGCTCATGTCTAATTCAGTATCTGCTATTAAAGAGGAGCCCAAGGGTTCAATTGATCCTGCTAGGGTCTTGGAAAAAGCTCACTCAAGTACAAAAGCCAAAGGTTCCTCAACTGCGTGCATCATAGCACTCACAGAAGCG GGCattcatgcaattaatttaggggacagTGGCTTTATGGTGATCCGAGATGGGTCTACTATCTTTCGATCTCCTGTGCAGCAGCATGATTTTAATTTCACCTATCAACTGGAAAGTGGGATTAATGGTGATTTACCTAGCTCTGGTCAG GTTTTTACATTTCCTGTTGCTCCGGGGGATGCTATAGTTGCAGGCACAGATGGGCTATTTGATAACTTGTACAACAATGAGATTACTGCAGTGGTGGTTCATGCCGTGAGAGCTGGCTTTGGGCCTCAGGTGACAGCTCAGAAGATAGCGGCATTGGCACGTCAACGAGCACAGGATAAAAACCGGCAGACACCTTTTTCCACTGCTGCTCAGGATGCTGGATTTCGCTATTATGGTGGTAAGCTTGATGATATCACTGTTGTTGTTTCGTATATCACGAATTCTAGCAATGTAtga